In a genomic window of Xylophilus rhododendri:
- a CDS encoding tripartite tricarboxylate transporter substrate binding protein: MRDIPFSLARRGLLATAAAPLLARAAGYPDKPVRIIVPYVPGGGADILARYMAQMLTGALGQPVIVDNRAGAGGLIGVDVGLASPADGSVLTLISSSYTVNPSLYKLKFDPVRDITPIGQMSAGPLLVVVNPASPIRTIADLVAAAKARPGEISYASSGQGSALHLAAAQFARRAGVQMNHIPYKGGGAALTDVMSGQVDVYFAATASALPHVEGGRLRALAVTTTERIASLPQVPTIAQCGYPGYDVTLWYGLIGPKGLPAPIVQRINSEVGKILLLPATAEKFKADGAMPAGGTPAAFGQRIATEIAAWHETVTALKIKVE, translated from the coding sequence ATGCGAGACATCCCCTTCTCCCTCGCCAGGCGCGGCCTGCTGGCCACCGCCGCCGCGCCCCTGCTGGCCCGGGCCGCCGGCTACCCCGACAAGCCGGTGCGCATCATCGTGCCCTACGTGCCCGGCGGCGGGGCCGACATCCTGGCCCGCTACATGGCGCAGATGCTGACCGGCGCCCTCGGCCAGCCGGTGATCGTGGACAACCGCGCCGGCGCCGGCGGCCTGATCGGCGTGGATGTGGGCCTGGCCTCGCCGGCCGACGGCAGCGTGCTCACGCTGATCTCGTCGAGCTACACCGTCAACCCCAGCCTGTACAAGCTGAAGTTCGACCCGGTGCGCGACATCACGCCGATCGGCCAGATGTCCGCCGGCCCGCTGCTGGTGGTGGTGAATCCGGCCTCGCCGATCAGGACCATCGCCGACCTGGTGGCCGCCGCCAAGGCCCGGCCGGGCGAGATCAGTTATGCCTCCTCCGGCCAGGGCAGCGCCCTGCACCTGGCCGCCGCGCAGTTCGCCCGCCGTGCCGGCGTGCAGATGAACCACATCCCCTACAAGGGCGGCGGCGCCGCGCTCACCGATGTGATGAGCGGCCAGGTCGATGTGTACTTCGCCGCCACCGCCAGTGCCCTGCCGCATGTGGAAGGCGGCCGGCTGCGCGCGTTGGCCGTCACCACCACGGAGCGCATCGCCTCGCTGCCGCAGGTGCCGACCATCGCCCAGTGCGGCTATCCCGGCTACGACGTGACGCTGTGGTACGGCCTGATCGGCCCCAAGGGCCTGCCCGCGCCCATCGTGCAGCGCATCAACAGCGAGGTCGGCAAGATCCTGCTGCTGCCGGCCACCGCCGAGAAGTTCAAGGCCGATGGCGCCATGCCGGCCGGCGGCACGCCCGCGGCCTTCGGCCAGCGGATCGCCACCGAGATCGCCGCCTGGCACGAGACGGTCACGGCCCTGAAGATCAAGGTGGAATGA
- a CDS encoding SDR family NAD(P)-dependent oxidoreductase — MTTDFNYNPSGRLKGRVAFVSGAGSVGPGWGNGRAMAVRFAEEGALVFATDRDAGRLEETAERVAAAGGTLVTGSCDVTDSASVEAAVAACIERFGAIDVLVNNVGGSAKGGPVEMSEEVWNAQIAHNLTSVFLGCKHVLPHMERQGRGAIVNMSSTSGLRWTGAAQVAYAATKAAVIQMSRVMAIQYADRNIRVNTVVPGQLHTPMVEVRLAGQRAGGDVEALLAQRQARIPLPFMGDGRDSAAAALFLASDEARFITGTELIVDGGMSVRCG; from the coding sequence ATGACAACCGACTTCAACTACAACCCCTCCGGCCGCCTCAAGGGCCGCGTGGCCTTCGTCAGCGGCGCCGGCTCGGTCGGCCCGGGCTGGGGCAACGGCCGCGCCATGGCCGTGCGTTTCGCCGAGGAAGGCGCCCTCGTCTTCGCCACCGACCGCGATGCGGGACGGCTGGAGGAGACGGCCGAACGCGTCGCCGCGGCCGGCGGCACCCTGGTCACCGGCAGCTGCGACGTGACGGACAGCGCCTCGGTCGAAGCCGCCGTGGCCGCCTGCATCGAACGCTTCGGCGCCATCGACGTGCTGGTCAACAACGTCGGCGGCTCGGCCAAGGGCGGCCCGGTGGAAATGAGCGAGGAAGTCTGGAACGCCCAGATCGCCCACAACCTCACCAGCGTGTTCCTCGGCTGCAAGCATGTCCTGCCGCACATGGAGCGGCAAGGGCGCGGCGCCATCGTCAACATGTCCTCCACCTCCGGCCTGCGCTGGACCGGCGCGGCACAGGTGGCCTATGCGGCGACCAAGGCGGCGGTCATCCAGATGTCGCGGGTGATGGCGATCCAGTACGCCGACCGCAACATCCGCGTCAACACCGTCGTGCCGGGGCAGCTGCACACACCCATGGTGGAAGTGCGGCTGGCCGGCCAGCGGGCAGGCGGCGATGTGGAAGCCCTGCTGGCCCAGCGCCAGGCGCGCATCCCCCTGCCCTTCATGGGCGACGGCCGCGACAGCGCCGCCGCCGCCCTCTTCCTGGCGTCGGACGAAGCCCGTTTCATCACCGGCACCGAACTCATCGTCGATGGCGGCATGAGCGTGCGCTGCGGCTGA